In Nocardia asteroides, the following proteins share a genomic window:
- a CDS encoding CHAD domain-containing protein, protein MARKAGKAVVAALREDIDRLLAAEPDVRADADDSIHQMRVATRRLRSVLRSYRDLFDHDAATDTVTELKWLAELLGVARDAEVRGERFAELLAGYDDVPAEVTAALVDAARGAYAEAHTAVVTELDRDRYQALAETLVAWRTGPPLARALAKADASAVFNRVLRRDHKRLRKLVFAEPRATPADRVELLHDIRKGAKRLRYSCEAAGEVLGADATDLGARAKRLQSVLGDHRDAVESREAILAAAAGAHGAAATVYELLADTEEAAAGRAIAHYPAAAAFVSVAD, encoded by the coding sequence ATGGCGCGCAAGGCCGGAAAAGCCGTCGTCGCGGCACTGCGCGAGGACATCGACCGGCTGCTCGCGGCCGAACCCGACGTGCGCGCCGACGCCGACGACTCGATCCACCAGATGCGGGTGGCCACCCGGCGGTTGCGCAGCGTGCTGCGCTCCTACCGCGACCTGTTCGACCACGACGCCGCCACCGACACCGTGACGGAACTGAAGTGGCTGGCCGAGCTGCTCGGCGTCGCCCGCGACGCGGAGGTGCGCGGCGAACGCTTCGCCGAGCTGCTGGCCGGCTATGACGACGTGCCCGCCGAGGTCACCGCGGCACTCGTCGACGCGGCGCGCGGCGCCTACGCCGAGGCGCACACCGCCGTCGTCACCGAGCTCGACCGCGACCGCTATCAGGCACTGGCCGAGACGCTGGTGGCCTGGCGCACCGGGCCACCGCTCGCGCGCGCCCTGGCCAAGGCCGACGCGAGCGCGGTGTTCAACCGCGTCCTGCGCCGCGACCACAAGCGGCTGCGCAAGCTGGTCTTCGCCGAACCGCGGGCCACCCCGGCCGACCGGGTGGAGCTGCTGCACGACATCCGCAAGGGCGCCAAGCGGTTGCGCTATTCCTGTGAAGCGGCGGGCGAGGTGCTCGGCGCCGATGCCACCGATCTCGGCGCCAGGGCCAAACGCCTGCAGAGCGTCCTGGGCGACCACCGCGACGCCGTGGAATCCCGCGAGGCCATCCTCGCGGCCGCCGCGGGCGCCCACGGCGCCGCCGCGACCGTCTACGAGCTCCTCGCCGACACCGA
- the pip gene encoding prolyl aminopeptidase, whose translation MRTLYPPIEPFQHGLLDVGDGQRMYWEVSGNPAGKPVVFVHGGPGGGTGPLQRRFFDPAVYRIVLFDQRGCGQSVPHIADGASLDVNTTKHLIADMELLREHLGIERWQVFGGSWGSTLGLAYAQAHPARVTELVLRGIFLLRRKEIDWYYNGAAGNVYPAEWAKFLARVPVSERGEDLVEVYHRLLHSPDPQVALDAAVAWSTWEGATSSLLPQPDRVAETGEARFALAFARIENHYFRHGGFLDEGQLLRDMDRIADIPGVIVQGRHDIVCPAVSAWDLHHAWPSSTLHIVEDAGHTAHEPGITHHLVEATDAFGKRGG comes from the coding sequence ATGCGCACCCTCTACCCGCCGATCGAGCCGTTCCAGCACGGCCTGCTCGACGTCGGCGACGGCCAGCGGATGTACTGGGAGGTCAGCGGCAACCCGGCGGGCAAGCCGGTGGTGTTCGTGCACGGCGGGCCCGGTGGCGGTACCGGTCCGCTGCAACGGCGCTTCTTCGATCCGGCCGTCTACCGCATCGTGCTGTTCGATCAGCGCGGCTGTGGACAGTCGGTGCCGCACATCGCCGACGGCGCGAGCCTGGACGTGAACACCACCAAACACTTGATCGCCGACATGGAGCTGCTGCGTGAGCATCTCGGCATCGAGCGGTGGCAGGTGTTCGGCGGGTCCTGGGGTTCCACACTCGGCCTGGCCTACGCGCAGGCGCACCCCGCGCGGGTGACCGAGCTGGTACTGCGCGGCATCTTCCTGTTGCGGCGCAAGGAGATCGACTGGTACTACAACGGCGCCGCAGGCAACGTCTACCCGGCCGAGTGGGCGAAATTCCTCGCGCGCGTGCCGGTTTCCGAGCGTGGCGAGGACCTCGTCGAGGTGTATCACCGGCTGCTGCACTCCCCCGATCCGCAGGTGGCGCTCGATGCCGCCGTCGCCTGGTCGACGTGGGAAGGGGCGACGAGTTCGCTGCTGCCGCAACCGGATCGGGTCGCCGAGACCGGCGAGGCGCGGTTCGCACTCGCCTTCGCGCGGATCGAGAATCACTATTTCCGGCACGGCGGATTCCTCGACGAGGGACAGTTGCTGCGGGACATGGACCGGATCGCCGACATCCCCGGCGTGATCGTGCAGGGGCGCCACGACATCGTGTGCCCCGCCGTGAGCGCCTGGGACCTGCACCACGCCTGGCCGTCCTCGACCCTGCACATCGTCGAGGACGCCGGGCACACCGCGCACGAGCCGGGCATCACCCACCACCTGGTCGAGGCGACCGACGCGTTCGGGAAACGGGGAGGCTGA